ACAACGTTTAAGGTTGATTTTTCGCTCCCTAAACGTACCATTGTATTGAAAAAATTGTTGTTCGCTGACGAATATAGCCACGCAGTGCGAACAATTGTTGCGATATCATGATTTTGCGTAACAGCAAGCTCTCCAAGCTGTTTTGTGCGTCCATATTCGCCTATGGGATTAGGTTTATCTTCTTCGGTATATGGTTTTGAGCTGTTTCCATCAAATACAAAATCGGTAGAGACGTGCAACAGGTATGCGTTATGTTCTTTTGCTGCTTTTGCAAGGTTTTCGGGACCAGTTACATTTATGGCAAATGCTTTATCTGTTTCGGTTTCTGCCTTATCAACAGCAGTATAAGCAGCACAATTAACTACCACAATGGGTTTTGTTTTTGTGAAAAAATGTCTCACTTCCTCGGAATTGGTAATATTCAACTCTTCTACATCTGTATAGATAAAGTTGTAGTCTTTATATTTAGCAGATGTTTTTCTAAGTTCGTTACCTAATTGACCGTTTGCACCAGTAATTAGAATATTTTGAGACATAGATATTGCTTTTATTAATTAACAATGATATTTGTGTTTTAGTGTCTCAAAAATAGCGATTTTTTAGGATAATCCTCCAAATA
The DNA window shown above is from Bacteroidales bacterium and carries:
- the rfbD gene encoding dTDP-4-dehydrorhamnose reductase produces the protein MSQNILITGANGQLGNELRKTSAKYKDYNFIYTDVEELNITNSEEVRHFFTKTKPIVVVNCAAYTAVDKAETETDKAFAINVTGPENLAKAAKEHNAYLLHVSTDFVFDGNSSKPYTEEDKPNPIGEYGRTKQLGELAVTQNHDIATIVRTAWLYSSANNNFFNTMVRLGSEKSTLNVVFDQVGTPTSAADLANALLLLADKWLKERTVMPKILHFSNEGVASWYDFAVAIMKHAGLKCKVLPIHTYEYPTPAKRPAFSVLDKTKIKQFLRIEIPHWEESLEKVVIEKQKSNK